From one Geoalkalibacter halelectricus genomic stretch:
- a CDS encoding polysaccharide pyruvyl transferase family protein — protein MKILIRGAGFENKGAEAMLRVAQRELGKRIPDASFYATVSPLEAPYAYRAGIVPLFYAPSPRMQMLRTIPFAPKVPEFLLAKKNPDFARAVKIHTKAAYEINAIGAVDAVLDVSGFSYSDSWGSGGFKYAWPWLEYCQLKNKPYIFLPQAWGPFEKVEVSQWAKKLCSAGPMIISRDDESSKYLAKLQGISVGEVLQSPDIAFRFLGDPTSVGRSILDEFGLGVDRPVIGVVPNMRVYERSPGAGVGNHYIKLLVALVDYCISSLNVDVLLLPNEIKVPGNTGPDDRFLCSIVASQIQNPARCHAVRDYFSAEAIKSVLGQLDLLIASRFHSLVFALGQGVPSVALGWSHKYQELLRPFKLGKFVVDHHRFDIGNVISLVGESWRERNNNKKNISIEVAGIKESIDYLFDNLSKYIEKFRNYKI, from the coding sequence ATGAAAATTTTGATTCGCGGTGCAGGTTTTGAAAATAAAGGCGCGGAAGCGATGTTGCGGGTTGCTCAGCGAGAACTCGGTAAACGGATACCCGATGCGAGTTTTTATGCCACCGTCTCACCGCTGGAAGCTCCTTATGCTTATCGGGCAGGGATTGTGCCTTTATTTTATGCGCCAAGCCCACGTATGCAGATGTTACGCACAATTCCGTTCGCTCCCAAGGTTCCAGAATTTCTTCTTGCAAAGAAGAACCCCGATTTTGCCAGGGCTGTGAAGATACATACCAAGGCGGCCTATGAAATTAATGCCATCGGCGCGGTCGATGCAGTTCTCGATGTGAGCGGTTTTTCCTACAGCGATAGCTGGGGGTCTGGCGGCTTTAAATATGCCTGGCCCTGGCTCGAATATTGTCAGCTTAAAAATAAGCCTTACATTTTTTTACCGCAGGCATGGGGCCCTTTTGAAAAGGTCGAAGTGTCGCAGTGGGCAAAAAAACTCTGTAGTGCCGGCCCAATGATCATCTCGCGCGATGACGAATCGTCGAAATATCTGGCCAAACTTCAAGGAATCTCTGTCGGCGAGGTTCTCCAATCGCCAGATATTGCTTTCCGTTTTTTAGGGGACCCTACCAGTGTGGGGCGTTCTATCCTTGATGAGTTTGGGTTAGGCGTCGACCGCCCCGTTATTGGTGTGGTGCCCAATATGCGTGTTTATGAACGTTCACCTGGGGCCGGCGTAGGCAATCATTACATCAAGCTCCTCGTGGCCCTGGTTGATTATTGCATTTCGAGTCTGAATGTAGATGTTCTTTTGCTGCCCAATGAAATCAAGGTTCCAGGGAACACTGGACCGGATGACCGTTTTTTGTGCAGCATCGTTGCTTCCCAAATTCAAAATCCCGCGCGCTGTCACGCTGTTCGCGACTACTTTTCAGCTGAAGCGATTAAATCTGTTCTTGGCCAACTCGATTTGTTGATCGCCTCAAGATTCCATAGTTTGGTTTTTGCGCTTGGCCAAGGGGTGCCCTCTGTGGCGCTTGGCTGGTCGCACAAATATCAAGAACTGCTCCGGCCATTTAAGTTGGGGAAATTTGTCGTTGATCACCACCGCTTTGATATTGGCAATGTTATTTCTTTGGTTGGGGAGAGTTGGAGAGAGAGGAATAATAACAAAAAAAATATTAGCATAGAGGTGGCAGGCATAAAAGAATCTATAGATTATCTTTTTGACAACTTATCCAAGTATATAGAAAAATTCAGAAATTATAAAATATGA
- a CDS encoding lipopolysaccharide biosynthesis protein, which translates to MAKDYSKIFDTKHLNKDLKKRSLRSGAVTMSSQGAKFVIQIGSTMILARILTPDDYGMMAMVVAITGFAGLFINLGLSTAVVQRAEINHAQVSTLFWINAGIGVLVTLIVASISPFVAWFYKVPELSAIVLALSLNFFINGLGVQHQALLNRQMRFVAIAVIQVVAMLSGIGVAIFAAVKGFGYWSLVFNSLTASVVMVGGGWIASRWRPGLPKRDAGVGEMLRFGSDIVGFNIINYFSRNLDNVLIGRYHGSGALGFYSKAYQLLMMPITNLRDPLNKVAIPTLSRLQNEPMQYRNYYLKLLSILAFLSIPLVTFMFVCSDRIISLVLGSQWIATSNLFKILAVAGLIQTVSGTRGLVLLTSGKSRKYLYLGAAIAVVTCLAFIIGVPWGATGVASAYAISNFLVLYPSLVYSFQGTPVQVRDFFMTIYKPLAAGIGMGLVCFYLLRVLDNFSDPISLLICLVVSVATYLLAFTVISGGAKDLREFYSYGRLIFAKN; encoded by the coding sequence ATGGCGAAAGATTATTCAAAAATCTTTGATACAAAACATCTGAACAAAGACTTGAAAAAAAGGTCGCTGCGCAGCGGTGCTGTCACTATGTCTTCGCAGGGCGCCAAATTCGTGATCCAAATTGGATCGACCATGATCCTTGCGCGGATTCTGACGCCCGACGATTACGGCATGATGGCCATGGTAGTGGCGATTACGGGGTTTGCCGGTCTCTTTATTAATCTCGGTCTGTCAACCGCCGTGGTCCAGCGAGCGGAGATCAACCATGCGCAGGTCAGCACTCTTTTTTGGATCAACGCGGGTATCGGGGTATTGGTCACGTTGATCGTTGCCTCAATTTCGCCTTTTGTCGCCTGGTTTTACAAGGTTCCCGAATTAAGTGCCATCGTGCTGGCATTATCTCTCAACTTTTTCATCAATGGGTTGGGTGTGCAGCACCAGGCCCTTTTGAATCGCCAGATGCGGTTTGTCGCCATTGCTGTTATTCAGGTTGTAGCAATGCTTTCCGGCATTGGTGTGGCAATTTTTGCGGCGGTTAAAGGATTTGGTTACTGGTCTTTAGTCTTCAACAGTCTCACGGCATCTGTTGTCATGGTCGGTGGCGGATGGATTGCCTCGAGGTGGCGTCCTGGTCTTCCAAAGCGCGATGCTGGTGTTGGGGAGATGCTCCGCTTCGGCTCTGACATTGTGGGATTTAATATTATTAACTACTTTTCGAGAAATTTGGACAATGTTTTGATTGGGCGGTATCACGGCAGCGGTGCTCTTGGATTTTATAGTAAGGCTTACCAGCTATTGATGATGCCAATTACTAATTTGCGAGATCCTTTAAATAAGGTGGCGATTCCGACTTTGAGTCGGTTGCAGAACGAACCGATGCAATATAGAAATTATTATTTAAAACTTTTGTCAATTCTTGCTTTTTTATCGATACCTCTTGTGACATTTATGTTCGTATGTTCCGATAGAATTATCAGCTTGGTCCTCGGCTCACAGTGGATAGCGACCAGCAACTTGTTTAAAATTCTTGCCGTGGCTGGTTTAATCCAAACAGTCAGCGGTACGCGTGGTTTGGTGCTTCTTACAAGCGGTAAAAGTAGAAAATATCTCTATTTGGGGGCCGCCATCGCTGTTGTGACCTGTCTTGCCTTTATTATCGGCGTCCCCTGGGGGGCAACGGGTGTAGCGTCAGCTTATGCGATTTCCAATTTTCTCGTTCTTTACCCTTCTTTGGTTTACTCGTTTCAGGGCACACCGGTGCAAGTTCGAGATTTTTTTATGACAATTTATAAGCCCCTTGCAGCCGGCATTGGCATGGGTCTGGTTTGTTTTTATCTTTTGCGTGTGCTTGATAATTTCTCCGACCCAATTTCTTTGTTGATCTGCTTGGTTGTTTCAGTTGCCACTTACCTCTTAGCATTTACCGTCATTTCAGGTGGGGCCAAAGATCTTCGCGAATTTTACTCTTACGGTCGTTTGATATTTGCTAAAAATTGA
- a CDS encoding glycosyltransferase, translating into MPINISILLATYKRPEVLNRTLASFSSLHSDSVTWDLWVVDNAVDPSTETVVKKWAEKLPIHYLVEPKAGKNNALNLALPGLKGQLVVLTDDDIIASPAWLKQLWEGAQRWPDHMVFGGKIIANWPGVAPFWGEDHPMNQSLFGLHSLGEKEMPYRDNLLPYGANMAVRREIFEKGYNFNPSVGPNGEKVYRMGSETEFLKRLERDGYIPIFLPKAVVEHQIRREQMDMRWVAERSFRSGFTDCAGAMPDGKTLLSVARYLWRQLLVALIMNYIYKIVPNKRKKFSYFVALNRARGKIYAQLSHDEAFSKKIFHKKLLKIIKA; encoded by the coding sequence ATGCCAATTAATATTTCAATCCTGCTTGCTACATACAAAAGGCCTGAAGTTCTGAACCGCACGCTTGCGAGCTTCAGCTCATTGCATAGTGATTCGGTGACATGGGATTTGTGGGTTGTTGATAATGCCGTCGATCCCTCTACAGAGACCGTCGTTAAAAAATGGGCCGAAAAGTTACCCATTCATTATCTCGTTGAACCTAAGGCCGGAAAGAATAATGCGCTCAACCTCGCATTGCCTGGATTGAAAGGGCAACTTGTTGTCCTGACAGATGATGACATCATTGCAAGCCCTGCCTGGCTTAAACAATTATGGGAAGGTGCTCAACGATGGCCTGATCATATGGTTTTCGGTGGGAAAATCATCGCTAATTGGCCTGGAGTGGCACCGTTCTGGGGAGAAGACCACCCCATGAACCAAAGCCTGTTCGGTCTGCATTCCCTGGGTGAAAAAGAAATGCCCTATCGTGACAATCTGCTCCCTTACGGAGCCAATATGGCCGTGCGGAGAGAAATTTTCGAGAAGGGGTACAATTTCAATCCGTCAGTCGGGCCCAACGGTGAAAAGGTCTATCGCATGGGGAGTGAAACGGAATTTTTGAAGCGACTGGAAAGGGACGGTTATATTCCGATCTTTTTGCCAAAGGCTGTTGTTGAGCACCAAATTAGGCGGGAACAGATGGATATGCGGTGGGTTGCAGAACGAAGCTTTCGCTCTGGATTTACTGACTGCGCAGGAGCAATGCCAGATGGAAAAACTTTATTATCAGTTGCACGTTACCTTTGGCGCCAACTACTTGTCGCCCTCATCATGAATTACATTTACAAGATTGTCCCTAATAAAAGGAAGAAATTTTCATACTTTGTTGCATTAAATCGTGCACGGGGGAAGATTTACGCTCAACTTTCCCATGATGAAGCTTTTTCCAAGAAGATTTTTCACAAAAAATTATTGAAAATAATAAAGGCTTAA